A genomic stretch from Bordetella sp. N includes:
- a CDS encoding PotD/PotF family extracellular solute-binding protein: MAALRARRSFLRMSSLMAAGPAASALLGLPGLARAAAQCGAGVSVGIAAGTRQALLQEVLDPLLAQGGLVPAYQIASALAQRTRIRAETGARKPTLDLVVLRDRELRAIQMEGGLAPIDAQAVPRGAQVLPALQSTSAVPYAWTGLVLVYDKSKFKTPPDSLAALVEPATENAASKDAGVKDPSVKEGSANGATGSGASTSAQSRDHIGLLDGMPGALAIAGSLAGGKGATDLEAGRAWLTALRAQGARAYYDDTTLARAFRHGQVRAALVWRSTALKWKKEGLDLASVVPREGLIPAVSQAAPVAAGPNRACAAAFMNALLDPKVQQALAARLYLTPTVTDAALPPESQAVAFAPAELERVVKRDMDLLVRSEADLNTFWNATFHA; encoded by the coding sequence ATGGCCGCTTTGCGTGCACGTCGTTCTTTTCTGCGTATGTCGTCGCTGATGGCCGCCGGCCCGGCGGCGTCCGCGCTCTTGGGCCTGCCAGGGCTGGCGCGCGCGGCCGCGCAGTGCGGGGCCGGGGTATCGGTCGGCATCGCCGCGGGCACGCGGCAGGCCCTGCTGCAGGAAGTGCTCGATCCCTTGCTGGCGCAGGGCGGCCTGGTGCCCGCGTATCAGATCGCCAGCGCCTTGGCGCAGCGTACGCGCATCCGCGCCGAAACCGGCGCGCGCAAGCCCACCCTGGACCTCGTCGTCCTGCGCGACCGTGAATTGCGCGCGATCCAGATGGAGGGGGGGCTGGCCCCCATCGACGCTCAGGCGGTGCCGCGCGGCGCGCAGGTGCTGCCCGCGCTGCAATCCACGTCCGCCGTTCCCTATGCCTGGACGGGCCTGGTGCTGGTCTACGACAAGAGCAAGTTCAAGACGCCGCCGGACAGCCTGGCCGCGCTGGTCGAGCCGGCCACCGAGAATGCCGCCTCCAAGGATGCCGGGGTCAAAGATCCTTCGGTGAAGGAAGGCTCGGCCAATGGCGCTACCGGCAGTGGCGCGTCCACGTCCGCGCAGTCCAGGGACCACATCGGCCTGCTCGACGGCATGCCGGGCGCGCTGGCCATCGCCGGTTCGCTGGCGGGCGGCAAGGGCGCCACGGACCTCGAAGCGGGCCGCGCCTGGTTGACCGCGCTGCGTGCGCAGGGTGCCCGTGCCTATTACGACGACACCACGCTCGCGCGCGCCTTCCGCCATGGCCAGGTGCGGGCCGCGCTGGTCTGGCGTTCGACCGCGCTGAAATGGAAGAAGGAAGGCCTGGATCTGGCGTCCGTGGTGCCGCGCGAAGGACTGATCCCCGCGGTGTCGCAGGCCGCGCCCGTCGCCGCCGGTCCCAACCGGGCCTGCGCCGCCGCGTTTATGAATGCCTTGCTCGACCCCAAGGTGCAACAGGCGCTGGCCGCACGTCTTTACCTGACGCCCACCGTGACCGACGCTGCCTTGCCCCCTGAAAGCCAGGCCGTCGCGTTCGCTCCCGCGGAGCTGGAACGCGTGGTCAAGCGCGATATGGACCTGCTGGTGCGCAGCGAGGCCGATCTGAATACGTTCTGGAACGCGACGTTCCACGCTTAG
- a CDS encoding amidohydrolase family protein, producing MSADQPYAAAEVGEELRELNAAKGWHPAVAATSRDRGEGPFKRLVLRGATVIDGTGAPPWGPVDIVVEQDRIVALVNVGTPLKEINPARRPGPGDHEIDCHGKFVTPGFVDAHAHIGTPYHSMSGIVPPADYIYKLWLAHGVTTIREMGSINGLGWNLQQKEAAEKNEIAAPRIVTHAYFPAVNDRVKTIHTPDQAREWVRKIKARGADGIKFFGAPPAIMQAALDEARIEGLRTGCHHAQMAVTRVNSLKSAQWGLTSSEHYYGLPEALFENRVVQNFPTDYNYGDEYFRFALAGQTFMQAAQPGSAKWREVMDAFLEAGHTFVPTFNIYDANRDLMRARRADWHDDYTWKAVWKYFQPQRGGHGAYWYRWSTTNEIEWKQNYRLWMQFINEYKNLGGRVCAGSDSGFIFQIYGFGFVRELELLQEAGFHPLEVLRAATSLSASLLGLEDDTGAVDVGKRADLLVHDQNPLEDFKLLYGTGAMRLNDSNGKVEWQRSLRYTIKAGMVYDTDELLADVRDMVRGSWDGDPEGPPHAR from the coding sequence ATGTCTGCCGACCAGCCTTACGCCGCCGCCGAAGTCGGCGAGGAATTGCGCGAACTCAATGCCGCCAAGGGATGGCACCCCGCCGTCGCCGCCACCTCGCGGGACCGCGGGGAAGGGCCTTTCAAGCGTCTGGTATTGCGTGGCGCCACCGTCATCGACGGCACGGGCGCGCCGCCCTGGGGACCGGTGGACATCGTCGTCGAGCAGGACCGCATCGTGGCCCTGGTCAACGTGGGCACGCCGCTGAAAGAGATCAATCCGGCGCGGCGGCCGGGCCCGGGCGATCACGAGATCGATTGCCACGGCAAGTTCGTCACGCCGGGTTTCGTCGATGCGCATGCCCACATCGGCACGCCTTACCATTCCATGAGCGGCATCGTGCCGCCGGCCGATTACATCTACAAGCTGTGGCTGGCGCATGGCGTGACCACCATCCGCGAGATGGGATCGATCAACGGCCTGGGCTGGAACCTGCAGCAGAAGGAAGCCGCGGAGAAAAACGAGATCGCGGCGCCGCGCATCGTGACCCACGCCTACTTCCCGGCGGTGAACGACCGGGTCAAGACCATCCATACGCCGGATCAGGCGCGCGAGTGGGTGCGCAAGATCAAGGCGCGTGGCGCCGACGGCATCAAGTTCTTCGGCGCGCCGCCGGCCATCATGCAGGCGGCGCTGGACGAGGCGCGCATCGAAGGCCTGCGTACCGGCTGCCATCACGCGCAGATGGCGGTCACGCGGGTCAACTCCTTGAAGTCGGCGCAATGGGGGCTTACCAGTTCGGAGCATTACTACGGCCTGCCGGAAGCCCTGTTCGAAAACCGCGTGGTGCAGAACTTCCCCACCGACTACAACTATGGCGACGAGTATTTCCGCTTTGCCCTGGCTGGCCAGACCTTCATGCAGGCGGCCCAGCCGGGCAGCGCCAAATGGCGCGAGGTCATGGACGCGTTCCTGGAAGCGGGCCACACCTTCGTGCCGACCTTCAATATCTACGACGCCAATCGCGATCTGATGCGCGCGCGCCGCGCCGACTGGCATGACGACTACACGTGGAAGGCGGTCTGGAAATACTTCCAGCCGCAGCGTGGTGGTCACGGCGCCTATTGGTATCGCTGGAGCACCACCAACGAAATCGAGTGGAAGCAGAACTACCGGCTGTGGATGCAGTTCATCAACGAGTACAAGAACCTGGGCGGCCGCGTGTGCGCGGGCAGCGATTCGGGTTTCATCTTCCAGATCTACGGCTTCGGCTTCGTGCGCGAATTGGAACTGCTGCAGGAAGCCGGCTTCCATCCGCTGGAGGTCCTGCGCGCGGCGACGTCCTTGAGCGCGTCCTTGCTGGGCCTGGAAGACGATACCGGCGCGGTGGACGTGGGCAAGCGGGCGGACCTGCTGGTGCACGACCAGAATCCGCTGGAGGACTTCAAGCTGCTGTACGGCACCGGCGCGATGCGCCTGAACGACAGCAACGGCAAGGTGGAATGGCAGCGTTCGCTGCGCTACACCATCAAGGCCGGCATGGTGTACGACACCGACGAGCTGCTGGCCGACGTGCGCGACATGGTGCGCGGCAGCTGGGACGGCGATCCCGAGGGGCCGCCGCATGCACGCTGA
- a CDS encoding GTP-binding protein, producing MHADTPVDLIILSGFLGSGKTTLLLQYLNDAGTADTGVIVNEVGEIGVDGVIVADGSDATPMTLLANGCVCCAMRSSLVDTVVALLDAKRPAGHGPLRRIILETSGVSRPGPIIAALAEPELASRGLRLAVVSTYDCVTGALRAEQFDEASAQLAAAQRIVLTKRDLASEQDIARHRAVIAGLNPLADVVDETERGQAARRAFEDTTPTRDAGVAQAIAALRAAGRAGADQDRPHPRIHVLTAALAEGAAWEELALWLDDLSAFCGERLLRVKAVLRVSDCEDPILIQSVGTTFSAPRRLRASEVPDKLFVLITRDLDADAINAAVDHPAVRVLAPARTEASFRVTSNFDGVALTPQ from the coding sequence ATGCACGCTGATACGCCCGTCGACCTGATCATCCTGTCCGGCTTTCTGGGCAGCGGCAAGACCACGCTTTTGCTGCAATACCTGAATGACGCGGGCACGGCCGATACGGGTGTCATCGTCAACGAGGTCGGTGAAATCGGTGTCGATGGCGTGATCGTGGCCGACGGCAGCGATGCTACGCCGATGACCTTGCTGGCCAATGGTTGCGTCTGCTGCGCCATGCGCAGCAGCCTGGTCGACACGGTGGTGGCTTTGCTCGACGCGAAACGGCCGGCCGGCCACGGCCCCTTGCGCCGCATCATTCTTGAGACCAGCGGCGTGTCGCGGCCCGGTCCCATCATTGCCGCGCTGGCCGAACCGGAATTGGCCAGCCGCGGGCTGCGGCTGGCGGTGGTCAGCACCTACGATTGCGTCACCGGCGCCTTGCGGGCGGAGCAGTTCGATGAAGCCAGCGCGCAGCTGGCGGCCGCGCAACGCATCGTGTTGACCAAGCGGGATCTGGCCAGCGAGCAGGACATCGCGCGCCATCGTGCGGTAATTGCCGGGCTCAATCCGCTGGCGGACGTCGTGGACGAGACCGAGCGCGGCCAGGCGGCGCGGCGCGCCTTCGAAGATACGACGCCGACCCGCGACGCCGGTGTGGCGCAGGCCATCGCCGCGCTGCGTGCGGCCGGGCGGGCAGGGGCGGACCAGGATAGGCCCCATCCCCGCATCCACGTGCTGACCGCCGCGCTGGCGGAAGGGGCCGCGTGGGAGGAACTGGCCTTGTGGCTGGACGATTTGTCGGCGTTCTGCGGCGAGCGCCTGCTGCGGGTCAAGGCCGTGCTGCGCGTGAGCGATTGCGAGGATCCCATCCTGATCCAGAGCGTCGGCACGACCTTCAGCGCGCCGCGCCGTCTGCGTGCCAGCGAGGTGCCGGACAAGCTGTTTGTGTTGATCACGCGGGACCTGGATGCGGATGCCATCAATGCGGCGGTTGACCATCCGGCGGTCAGGGTGCTGGCGCCTGCCAGGACCGAAGCATCCTTCAGGGTTACCTCCAATTTTGATGGAGTCGCACTCACTCCACAATGA
- a CDS encoding extracellular solute-binding protein, producing MARAAGGDVVVGTWGGDYQNFLQQFIGPTAKQLGLDVVFDTGNAVPRMTKLKAEKNSRRGSMDVALLGDLDMYDVARSECLHDVTAKQVPNLANVYEQFKTPYSIPHIFSAMVLVYNKEKFKTAPDSFNVALDPAYKGRTGFSDILFNFNGIFVGLAAGGDTKSFEPGKKFLSELVKNQPRVYPSNEAVAAAFKSGEIWMACMWKARALQWRDAGLPLEFVIPKEGAIPVTFEGGLARNSRNAESGWKYLNAMLDPAGQLQFAKAMGYAPTVHNAQLPPDLQARVGFTDDEIKRIHKYDLKALVDSKNDFLDYWNKEFKAKI from the coding sequence ATGGCGCGCGCCGCCGGCGGCGATGTGGTGGTCGGCACCTGGGGTGGGGATTATCAGAATTTCCTGCAGCAGTTCATCGGGCCGACGGCCAAGCAGTTGGGGCTGGATGTGGTGTTCGACACCGGTAACGCGGTGCCGCGCATGACCAAGCTGAAAGCGGAGAAGAATTCGCGGCGTGGGTCGATGGATGTGGCCTTGCTGGGCGACCTGGATATGTATGACGTGGCGCGCAGCGAGTGCCTGCATGACGTCACGGCCAAGCAGGTGCCCAACCTTGCCAACGTGTACGAGCAGTTCAAGACGCCGTATTCCATTCCGCATATCTTCAGCGCCATGGTGCTGGTGTACAACAAGGAAAAGTTCAAGACCGCGCCGGACAGTTTCAATGTCGCGCTGGATCCTGCCTACAAGGGTCGCACCGGGTTCTCGGACATCCTGTTCAACTTCAACGGCATCTTTGTTGGTCTGGCGGCGGGTGGGGATACCAAGAGTTTCGAGCCGGGGAAGAAGTTCCTGTCCGAGTTGGTGAAGAACCAGCCGCGGGTGTATCCGTCCAATGAAGCCGTGGCGGCGGCTTTCAAGTCCGGTGAGATCTGGATGGCGTGCATGTGGAAGGCGCGCGCGCTGCAGTGGCGGGATGCGGGCTTGCCGCTGGAATTCGTGATTCCGAAAGAGGGCGCCATTCCGGTCACGTTCGAAGGTGGCCTGGCGCGCAATAGCCGCAATGCGGAAAGCGGCTGGAAGTATCTGAACGCCATGCTGGATCCTGCCGGCCAGCTGCAGTTCGCCAAGGCCATGGGGTATGCGCCCACGGTCCACAACGCGCAGCTCCCGCCCGATCTGCAGGCCCGCGTCGGTTTCACTGATGACGAGATCAAGCGGATCCACAAATATGACCTGAAGGCGCTGGTCGACAGCAAGAACGACTTTCTGGACTATTGGAACAAAGAGTTCAAGGCCAAGATTTAA
- a CDS encoding PhoX family phosphatase, with amino-acid sequence MSHSTDEAKSLCTPSSRRISPKPGQTLDEVLAADPARRTWLKSGFGMAALSVFGATSLTACGGDHDDDDDTPVSNDPPAEQPPTETPEEPAREPGLDPNKDYSIRFQSVARTTADTVTVPTGYEVQVLFSTGDAVEAGSTAWTEGVFPAWDVTDKRAGGDNDGMHYFALPNVDPQQGGLLAINHEQVDLKVYFPSGTFTGSFNEATATLDQKRLALSSVGVSVIEVAQTNGAWSVKKDSTYNRRYTGNSAYSVGGPARSRLGATIIGTLNNCSSGATPWGTYLTCEETTSNYFDSSQPDINYGWVVELDPRGELLAQGTKRTAMGRFAHENVAYLVDENNRVAFYMGDDTTPGCIYKFIPTRAYDPANRAANVNLLDEGTLYVAQFNAGGGGVWIPLVQGNTGLTSADGFATQADVLIECQDAAVSVGGTVMDRPEWITVGPNKDIFVTLTNNSGRGTNAPVDAANPRAENHHGHIIRWNEAGNSPLATTFTWSIFLLAGDPAQAASLNKPNLAGNINGDAFSSPDGIRLDAAGRLWVETDMNLGSTASTTVFGNNGMYCIDPTTGLSKRFLVGPVGCEITGIAYTPDLTTFFVNIQHPTQAWPTAGRTPRSSTIVIRRPDTQPVGA; translated from the coding sequence ATGTCCCACAGCACCGACGAAGCCAAATCCCTCTGTACCCCGTCATCCCGTCGTATCAGCCCCAAACCGGGCCAGACCCTGGACGAGGTACTGGCCGCCGACCCGGCGCGCCGCACCTGGCTGAAGTCCGGTTTCGGCATGGCGGCCCTGTCGGTCTTCGGCGCGACCTCGCTGACCGCCTGTGGCGGCGATCACGATGATGACGATGACACGCCCGTCAGCAACGATCCCCCCGCGGAACAACCGCCCACCGAAACCCCGGAAGAACCCGCCCGCGAACCGGGCCTGGACCCCAACAAGGACTACTCCATCCGCTTCCAGTCCGTGGCGCGCACCACCGCCGACACCGTGACGGTGCCGACCGGCTACGAAGTGCAGGTCCTGTTCTCCACGGGCGACGCCGTGGAAGCCGGCTCCACCGCCTGGACCGAAGGCGTGTTCCCCGCCTGGGACGTCACCGATAAACGCGCCGGCGGCGACAACGACGGCATGCATTACTTCGCCTTGCCCAACGTCGATCCCCAGCAGGGCGGCCTGCTGGCCATCAACCACGAGCAGGTCGACCTGAAGGTCTACTTCCCCTCGGGCACCTTCACCGGCTCCTTCAACGAAGCCACCGCCACCCTGGACCAGAAGCGCCTGGCCCTGTCGTCCGTCGGCGTGTCCGTCATCGAAGTGGCGCAGACCAACGGCGCCTGGAGCGTCAAGAAAGACTCCACCTACAACCGCCGCTACACGGGCAACTCCGCCTACAGCGTCGGCGGTCCCGCCCGCAGCCGCCTGGGCGCCACCATCATCGGCACCTTGAACAACTGCTCCAGCGGCGCCACGCCCTGGGGCACGTACCTGACGTGCGAAGAGACCACCAGCAACTACTTCGACAGCAGCCAGCCCGACATCAACTACGGCTGGGTGGTCGAACTGGACCCGCGAGGCGAACTGCTGGCGCAAGGCACCAAGCGCACCGCCATGGGCCGCTTCGCGCATGAAAACGTCGCCTATCTGGTCGACGAGAACAACCGCGTGGCCTTCTACATGGGCGACGACACGACGCCGGGCTGCATCTACAAATTTATCCCCACCCGTGCCTACGATCCCGCCAACCGCGCGGCCAACGTCAACTTGCTGGACGAAGGCACCCTCTACGTCGCGCAATTCAACGCGGGCGGCGGCGGCGTGTGGATTCCCCTGGTGCAAGGCAATACGGGCCTGACGTCGGCCGACGGTTTCGCCACGCAAGCCGACGTGCTGATCGAATGCCAGGATGCCGCGGTATCGGTCGGCGGCACCGTGATGGACCGTCCCGAGTGGATCACCGTGGGTCCCAACAAGGACATCTTCGTCACCTTGACCAACAACAGCGGCCGCGGCACCAACGCCCCGGTCGATGCGGCCAATCCGCGCGCGGAGAACCACCACGGCCACATCATCCGCTGGAACGAGGCGGGCAATTCACCCCTGGCCACCACGTTCACGTGGAGCATCTTCCTGTTGGCCGGCGACCCGGCTCAGGCCGCCTCGCTGAACAAGCCCAACCTGGCCGGCAACATCAATGGCGACGCCTTCAGCAGCCCGGACGGCATCCGTCTGGACGCGGCGGGCCGGCTGTGGGTGGAGACGGACATGAACCTGGGTTCGACCGCGTCGACCACGGTGTTCGGCAACAACGGGATGTACTGCATCGATCCGACCACTGGCTTGTCCAAGCGCTTCCTGGTCGGCCCGGTCGGTTGCGAGATTACCGGCATTGCCTATACGCCGGACCTGACGACGTTCTTCGTCAACATCCAGCATCCGACGCAGGCCTGGCCGACGGCTGGCCGCACGCCGCGCTCGTCGACGATCGTGATCCGCCGTCCGGACACTCAGCCCGTGGGGGCGTAA
- a CDS encoding Nramp family divalent metal transporter — MTKFILAITGNRAIAAHDRQVSLGLRRLVGSGLLVAVGYIDPGNWATDIAGGSTFGYHLMMVVFVAAFLALGFQVLVSRLALATGEDLATLTVRHLPRPLARLAWLAGEAAILATALAELIGGAIALRLLFNLPLLAGVGVTAAGTFAVLAVARGNADTHERIIAVLLAIVSVSFIFLLFKVKPDWSAVVEGTVSPVKALRDPTGFLIALGILGATLMPHNLYLHSGSLAHRARELPREARTLAMRIARNDTIFSLGIATLINAAIIIVAAASLSGGPMPVTSLDEAHAVIGKTLGVGAAVVFAVALYAAGQSSTITGVLAGRVLANGFRASKWSDRKRALFTRLVAGSIAIALLVLTGGQDPDNLLVLSQVVLSLALPFALVPLVWLAMRTDVMGIYKLRGTWAALAILATVGIVGLDGYLLVLQAV, encoded by the coding sequence GTGACCAAATTCATCCTGGCCATCACTGGCAATAGAGCGATCGCCGCCCACGACAGGCAGGTGTCGCTCGGCCTGCGCCGCCTGGTCGGTTCCGGCCTGCTGGTTGCCGTCGGCTATATCGATCCGGGCAACTGGGCCACCGACATCGCCGGCGGCAGTACCTTCGGCTACCACCTGATGATGGTGGTCTTCGTCGCCGCATTCCTGGCCCTCGGTTTCCAGGTGCTGGTGTCGCGTCTGGCCCTGGCTACCGGTGAAGACCTGGCCACCTTGACCGTCCGTCACCTGCCCCGCCCCCTGGCCCGCCTCGCCTGGCTTGCCGGCGAAGCCGCCATCCTGGCCACCGCCCTGGCCGAACTCATCGGTGGCGCCATCGCACTGCGCCTGCTGTTCAACCTGCCCCTGCTGGCCGGCGTGGGCGTAACCGCGGCCGGCACCTTCGCCGTATTGGCCGTGGCGCGCGGCAACGCGGACACGCACGAGCGCATCATCGCCGTGCTGCTGGCCATCGTGTCGGTGTCCTTCATCTTCCTGCTGTTCAAGGTCAAACCCGACTGGTCCGCCGTGGTCGAAGGCACCGTCAGCCCCGTCAAGGCCTTGCGCGATCCCACCGGCTTCCTGATTGCATTGGGCATCCTGGGCGCCACCCTGATGCCGCACAATCTTTACCTGCATTCCGGCTCGCTGGCGCACCGCGCCCGCGAGCTGCCGCGCGAGGCGCGCACCCTGGCCATGCGCATCGCGCGCAACGACACCATCTTTTCGCTGGGCATCGCCACGCTGATCAATGCCGCCATCATCATCGTGGCCGCCGCGTCGCTGTCGGGCGGCCCCATGCCGGTGACCAGCCTGGACGAAGCGCATGCCGTCATCGGCAAGACCCTGGGCGTAGGCGCCGCGGTGGTATTCGCCGTGGCCCTGTATGCCGCGGGCCAGAGCTCTACCATCACCGGCGTGCTGGCCGGCCGCGTGCTGGCCAACGGCTTCCGCGCCAGCAAATGGTCCGACCGCAAGCGGGCCCTGTTCACCCGGCTGGTGGCCGGCAGCATTGCCATCGCCTTGCTGGTCTTGACCGGCGGGCAGGATCCCGACAACCTGCTGGTGCTCAGCCAGGTCGTCTTGAGCCTGGCCCTCCCCTTCGCCCTGGTCCCGCTGGTCTGGCTGGCCATGCGCACCGACGTCATGGGGATCTACAAACTGCGCGGCACTTGGGCGGCGCTGGCGATCCTGGCCACGGTGGGCATCGTCGGACTGGACGGCTACCTGCTGGTCCTCCAGGCGGTTTGA
- a CDS encoding OsmC family protein yields MKKKASAVWQGDLKTGKGQISTESGALKDAPYGFKTRFENSPGTNPEELLGAAHAGCFSMALSNILGESGLTADSIKTEAVVTLDQADGGFAITAVHLTVVAKIPGADAAAFEAAANKAKAGCPVSKVLKATITMDAKLEG; encoded by the coding sequence ATGAAGAAAAAGGCATCCGCAGTCTGGCAGGGCGACCTCAAAACCGGCAAGGGCCAGATCTCCACTGAAAGCGGCGCCCTGAAGGACGCGCCCTACGGGTTCAAGACCCGTTTTGAAAATTCACCGGGCACCAATCCGGAAGAGCTGCTGGGCGCGGCCCACGCTGGCTGCTTCTCGATGGCGCTGTCGAATATCCTCGGCGAATCCGGCTTGACGGCCGACAGCATCAAGACGGAAGCCGTGGTGACCCTGGACCAGGCTGACGGCGGTTTCGCCATCACCGCCGTGCACCTGACCGTCGTCGCCAAGATCCCCGGCGCCGATGCCGCGGCCTTCGAGGCGGCCGCCAACAAGGCCAAGGCCGGTTGCCCGGTATCCAAGGTGCTGAAAGCGACCATCACCATGGACGCCAAGCTGGAGGGGTAG
- a CDS encoding ornithine cyclodeaminase family protein, translated as MLLINTEQTRSALSFDTLIPALRTAFQQGATVPLRHTHNVESGGHQGTALIMPAWNEQGYLGVKIINIYPGNGAQGLPGLHATYTLYNARTGIPLAHVDGDVVTVYRTAGAAALGADYLARPDARVLTIIGSGRIAGLVAQAMRAVRPIERVLVWNVRPAGAQALAASLREAGMDAVAVEDARSAVEQADIVSCATLSTQPLVQAEWLRPGTHLDLIGSFKPEMVEAHPDCFRGASVFVDTDEAPAKSGDLLKAFEAGTLSREAIRGDLQALARGTVAGRQRDDEITIFKAVGSALEDLTAAALVYEAQAPGAR; from the coding sequence ATGTTGCTTATCAATACCGAACAGACTCGTTCGGCGCTGTCTTTCGACACACTCATCCCCGCGCTGCGCACGGCGTTCCAGCAGGGCGCGACGGTGCCCTTGCGGCACACGCATAACGTGGAGTCCGGCGGGCACCAGGGCACGGCCCTGATCATGCCGGCGTGGAACGAGCAGGGCTATCTTGGGGTCAAGATCATCAATATCTATCCGGGCAATGGCGCGCAGGGCCTGCCCGGACTGCATGCCACTTACACGCTGTACAACGCGCGCACCGGTATTCCGCTGGCCCACGTCGACGGGGATGTGGTCACCGTCTATCGCACGGCGGGCGCCGCCGCCCTGGGCGCGGACTATCTGGCGCGCCCCGATGCCCGCGTGCTGACCATCATCGGTTCGGGCCGTATCGCCGGGCTGGTGGCGCAGGCCATGCGCGCGGTGCGGCCGATCGAGCGGGTGCTCGTCTGGAACGTGCGGCCCGCGGGCGCGCAGGCGCTGGCGGCCAGCCTGCGGGAAGCGGGCATGGACGCGGTGGCGGTGGAGGACGCGCGCAGCGCTGTCGAGCAGGCGGACATCGTCAGCTGCGCCACCTTGTCCACCCAGCCTCTGGTGCAGGCGGAGTGGCTGCGGCCGGGTACCCATCTGGATCTCATCGGCAGCTTCAAGCCCGAGATGGTCGAGGCGCATCCGGATTGCTTCCGGGGGGCATCGGTCTTTGTAGATACGGATGAAGCGCCGGCCAAGTCCGGCGACCTGCTGAAGGCGTTCGAAGCCGGCACCTTGAGCCGCGAGGCGATCCGGGGCGATTTGCAGGCCCTGGCGCGCGGGACGGTGGCCGGGCGCCAGCGCGATGACGAGATCACGATTTTCAAGGCGGTGGGTAGTGCGCTGGAGGATTTGACCGCCGCGGCGCTGGTGTACGAGGCGCAAGCGCCGGGCGCCCGTTGA
- a CDS encoding ABC transporter substrate-binding protein — protein MHAGMPPLGRSRPGRLAATLAMVLACFSAAPSAWAADAKSEPAAPAATPAPAVVVGVDLSLTGHAGVLGMQGRNAVRLWPTTLGGLPARYVILDDGSDPDRARANMAAFTGMPTGADSGTGTAAPAYTPTPALASTPAPAPASASTPTRSSTSAEGAGANPARADAVVGFVTTPLALQVLPEAARTRTPLVLLAGAGGLVEPMDATRGWVFKMSQNEDLMARALVDDMVRRGYRDIAFFGFDDTYGEGWRQAFIRAADNKVRIVAEERYPRTSQALVSQAQHIIAARPAAVLIAATGADAVLPQRTLRERGFSGQVYQTHGIATPDFLQEGDADVEGTLFAAGPAMFARSLAPQHPARPAALAFADLYEGQYGKGTVTQFSADAYGAWVLLDHAVAQVARSGLRPGTEAFRDALRAALETTRLLAVPNGILNLSPTDHQGLGAEAALIGSVRNGKYQYSPD, from the coding sequence ATGCATGCTGGGATGCCGCCGCTAGGCCGCAGTCGGCCGGGGCGCCTCGCCGCGACCCTGGCTATGGTCCTTGCATGCTTCTCGGCCGCCCCATCCGCCTGGGCCGCGGACGCCAAGTCCGAGCCAGCAGCGCCAGCGGCAACGCCGGCACCCGCGGTGGTCGTCGGCGTCGACTTGTCCTTGACCGGCCATGCCGGCGTGCTTGGGATGCAGGGTCGCAACGCGGTCCGCTTGTGGCCGACGACCTTGGGCGGCCTGCCGGCCCGCTACGTGATCCTCGACGACGGTAGCGACCCGGACCGCGCGCGCGCCAATATGGCGGCTTTCACGGGTATGCCTACGGGCGCTGACTCTGGCACTGGCACGGCCGCGCCCGCGTATACACCCACACCCGCGCTCGCGAGTACGCCCGCGCCCGCGCCCGCGAGCGCGAGCACGCCGACGCGTTCCAGTACGAGCGCCGAAGGCGCCGGCGCCAACCCGGCTCGTGCCGACGCCGTGGTGGGCTTCGTCACGACGCCGCTGGCGCTGCAAGTCCTGCCGGAAGCGGCGCGGACGCGCACGCCGCTGGTGTTGCTGGCCGGCGCCGGCGGGCTGGTCGAGCCCATGGACGCGACCCGCGGCTGGGTCTTCAAGATGTCGCAGAACGAAGACCTGATGGCGCGCGCCCTGGTGGACGACATGGTGCGGCGGGGCTATCGCGACATTGCCTTCTTCGGTTTCGACGATACCTATGGCGAGGGGTGGCGCCAGGCTTTCATCCGGGCCGCGGACAACAAGGTGCGCATCGTGGCGGAGGAGCGCTATCCGCGCACGAGCCAGGCGCTGGTGAGCCAGGCGCAGCACATCATCGCCGCACGCCCCGCGGCGGTGCTGATCGCCGCGACCGGCGCCGATGCGGTGCTGCCGCAACGTACCTTGCGGGAGCGTGGCTTCAGTGGCCAGGTTTATCAAACCCATGGCATCGCCACGCCTGATTTCCTGCAAGAGGGCGATGCCGACGTCGAAGGTACATTGTTCGCGGCCGGCCCCGCCATGTTCGCGCGCAGCCTGGCCCCGCAGCACCCGGCGCGGCCCGCGGCTTTGGCTTTCGCGGATTTGTACGAAGGGCAGTACGGCAAGGGCACGGTGACGCAGTTCTCCGCCGATGCGTATGGGGCCTGGGTCCTGCTGGATCACGCCGTCGCCCAGGTCGCGCGGTCTGGCCTCCGGCCGGGCACGGAAGCCTTCCGTGATGCTCTGCGGGCTGCACTGGAGACTACCCGCCTCCTGGCCGTCCCCAACGGCATCCTGAACCTGTCGCCCACCGACCACCAGGGCCTGGGCGCCGAAGCCGCCCTGATCGGCAGCGTCCGCAACGGCAAGTACCAGTACTCGCCCGACTGA